AGTGTTAAGACGGTTGGCCGAAGATATTCGGCTTAGGGGGTTATCGCAGAATACGCTAGAGAGTTACACTACGCATGCGCGGATTTTTTTGGAGTTTAGTGGTGACCGACCAATCGAACAGCTGAATGCGGAAGATATCCGCCGATTTCTGCTGCATTTAATCCACGAAAAGAAAGTGTCGCCCGGAACTGTAAACGTCTACAGCGCAGCGATTCGTTTTCTCTTTGCTGTGACCTTGAATCGCACGCTCAATTACCTCCAAATTCCCCGTCAGAAAAAACGCAAGACCCTGCCTGAAGTGCTCACTAGAAGTGAAGTGCACTCTATTCTGGAAAGTTGCCAAAACATCAAACACAAAGCCATGTTGACGTTGGTCTATAGTGCAGGGCTACGGGTCAGTGAGGCCGCAGCCCTCAAAATCCAGCACATCGATTCAAAAAATATGCGTCTGTTTGTGCAAAAAGGTAAAGGTGGGAAAGACCGTTACACTTTACTCTCAGACGCCTGCCTAAACGTTTTGCGCGAGTACTGGAAGGAATACCGGCCAAACCACCCCGAGGGCTGGCTGTTTCTTGGCACGTACAACGTGACCCATATTACCTCTGCGGCTATTGAAGATGCTTTCACTAAAGCGGTCCAAAGAGCTCACATCACCAAACAAGCGTCCATCCACACACTGAGGCACTCCTTCGCCACACATCTTCTGGAAGATGGGGCCACATTGCTACAAATCAAATCATTACTGGGGCATGCCAGTGTCCAGTCCACGACAATCTATCTGCATCTGGCGAATATGCCATCTGGCATCGTAAGTCCACTGGATAGTCATTCCACAGATGCTCGGTTTGAGGTTCCTTCACATGCCTGAATTACAAGATATCTTCGTGCAATATGGAGAAGCGTATCAAGCCGAGCACCGACCTCCACCAGATCACCAGAAAGTGATCCGCGCAATTCGAAACTGTAGAACTGCTGCGTTAGGTGGACATGTGGATGAATGTGACGAATGCGGATTCGTGCGGGTTTCTTACAATTCGTGTCGTAATCGTCATTGTCCCAAATGCCAAACGCTCACCAAGGAACGTTGGATTGAGGCTCGAAAAGACGAATTGCTCAATGTGGGGTATTTTCATGTGGTGTTTACTCTGCCTGACCTACTCAATTCCGTTGCGTATCAAAATCCCGAGACTATCTACGGTCTTCTCTTCAGGGCAGCGGCCGAAACCCTGTCCGAACTCGCCGCTGACCCGAAATATTTGGGTGCGCAAATTGGCTTCACAGGCGTTCTCCATACATGGGGGCAGAACTTGATGCACCATCCACATCTGCACTGCATTGTCCCCGGTGGCGGGCTGGCTTCTAATGGCAAGTGGGTGAACTCCCGAAAGAAGTTTTTCATCCCGGTGAAGGTGCTGTCTCGGAAATTCAGGGGCAAGTTCCTGCATTATCTGAAACAGGCGAAGCTTGAATTTTACGGCTCCATCGTGCACTTGCAAGAGCAGAGCCAGTTTCAGGATTGGATGTCTTCTCTATACCAAAAAGAATGGGTGGTCTACTGCAAACCGCCCTTCAAAAACGCCGGACATGTTGTGGAATACCTCGGACGCTACACCCACCGCGTTGCAATTTCAAATCAACGTATTGTCAATTTGGAAGCGGGAATGGTGACGTTCAAGTGGCGGGACTACAAGGATAACAACCAACAGAAGGAGATGAGTCTGACTGCAGATGAATTCATCCGTCGTTTTTTGATTCACGTGTTACCTACCGGATTCACGAGGATTCGGCACTACGGACTACTCAGTTCCAGAAATAAAGCAACCAAACTGAAACTGTGTAAACGACTTACGAAGACCGCCGTAAGAACCACCCCACTCCCCAAGCTGTCCGCTCTGGATTTCTTGGAGAAGCTCACTGGGAGAGATCTCACCGTTTGTCCTTGCTGCGGTATTGGTCATCTCAGAGCTTCACCAGAACAAGGAATTGCATAGCCTTAGTCGAGGCCTCTTGATTGGGGAGGGGGAAACTGTATCCGTTTGCCGTATTATCCGACCAACCACCGCCTGTTTCCCGCCAATTAGCGTCCCTGAACCAGTAACATCGGTTTATCCAGGCACCATGAGCATGTTTCTTTCCCCATAGTGGCTGGCGACCGCAGTTTAGTCCAATAGAATTATCCAAAATCGGCGTTCCTTCACGGAATGCCCCTCTTTGTGCTCGATTTTCGATAATTCTCTATTCATTATGCGAAGCTTTGCATAATTCATCGGTGTGAAGCACCGGCGTGTTGCGTAATTGTTCCCGAATGACGGGAATCGTGTCGATCTTCACGATATGGGCTATTCTTTTCAGTTGGCTCAACAATGTGGCTTCACTGGGGCGATATCCCGTCAAGTCAGCAAATAGCTGTCCGATTCGATCCAAGGGGATCAACTGATAGACGCTCCAATATGCCGTCCAAGCGGCAAATCCATCCCCGTACTGTACCGGGGCCTTGACTCCCTCCGGAAAGGAAGCGCGCTGTACTGTGTGGCAGCAGGGACAGCGTTTCTCTTCTGCCCGATACTCCGAGACAACGATGCTGGGAGGTGGCATGTCGACCACTTGACGTTTCACGTAACCCGAAACCTCCACTGCTTCCAATGACGTAGCGCAATGGGGACAGGTGTTGAGTTTATGCACAATGATTTCATCAGGGGTCTCGCTCATTCGAAGGGTATGCCCTTCATGCCCCTTTGGGGCTCCTTTCTTTCCACCGGATTGACGTGAATTGGTCGGTTTACGGAATCCATCACTGGAAGGCGGTTTGCTGGAGTTGCGGCTGTTCTGTCCGAGTTGGCGTTCCAAATCGTGAACGCGCTGTTCGAGTTCTTCGATTCGTTTGGCTTGAGTCACAACAAGTTGGTTAAGTTCATCAATCCGTTTGAGGAGGCCAGAGATGAAAACTGCAATCTCAACATCTCCTTCATTAAAAGGAACAAAAAGTCCTCCTTGAGTTCTTGATAACTTTTCCTCAAGGGGGGCCAAGTAGTAATGTGATTGGGAGCCTATTTGGGAATGTTAGATTTGGATGATAGGGGGTTGCACGAAGATCCGGAGGTAGGCATGAGTTCACCGGAGCGCGAAAGCGAAGGGATTGGGTGCAAATCCAGAAGGAAAATAATAGGCATTTCGCGAAGTTCATATCCGACACAGGGCGCATACAAGCTGTACGAGTTGAAAGGGGTAGGGAAATGGCTGGGGAAATGGCTAGGATGACTCGACAGGTCGACAACGTAGGGAGAATCGTCATTCCGATTGAGATTCGCGAGACGTTTCATATTGTAACCAACGATCATCTGGAAATTTTTGTGGATGAAGATCAGATTATCTTGAAGAAGTATGAACCGGGGTGCGTCATGTGTGGCGAAGTGGCTGAAGACTACATCCAGTTCCATGGTAAACGGGTCTGCGAGAATTGTGCAAAGGCTGCGACCGAAGTGATGGGTTAAGTCGTGTTTAAAGCATCTAGTGGAAAGGCTTCTGTTTACTGGGAAGTGAAGGACTGGGGGATCCCCTGAATGATGCCGGTGAACTCGGGGTCGGCCTCATGTCCTAATTCCGCAGGTCACATGGTGAAAGCGCCGGTACCCTCCCGGATATCGCAAAGTACGTTGGTTTTGACGTATCGATGGATGCTATAACAGTGGCCGTGGCAGACGCAGGTCGTCGTGAGGCAAGATACTGAGGAATTATTTTTCATACGCTAGAGGCGGTAAGAAAATTGTTTTCTCAGTCGGATGGACTGAAGAACTCCTTGCTTGTTATGAAGTAGGGCGCGCTCGGTCTGCAGTGCATTGCCTGTTCAGTCGTCAAGGGATTCCGCGCCTCGTCGTCGTTGCCCCAACGTCGATCGCGCAACAGTCGGGAGACCGTGTGAAAGCAGATCGAGCAACACGCCGATTGTCTAAGTTCCTATTTGCGTCACGTTATCAACCAGACCAAGCACATCACGAAGTGGACGAGAGCACATCGACAATCGTCAGACATTCTGAAATTCGAGAATCAGGTTCACCAACGAAGGTTTCAAGGATATTGACACGTCCAACGGGACGTATCGACGCCTCGCAAGATTGGATAAAGAGATTCACGAGCTAGCGCTCTATTCGTCCGGTGCGCCAGTGGCCCAAGCAAGACAAACTTAGGGGGTCCCGAAGATTGCGGCGGAATCATAGACGTTGGAAGTGGAACATTCCCACCCGTTTTCGAGGGCGCGAGAATATACGTTAA
The Alicyclobacillus curvatus genome window above contains:
- a CDS encoding site-specific integrase → MDEQKQVLRRLAEDIRLRGLSQNTLESYTTHARIFLEFSGDRPIEQLNAEDIRRFLLHLIHEKKVSPGTVNVYSAAIRFLFAVTLNRTLNYLQIPRQKKRKTLPEVLTRSEVHSILESCQNIKHKAMLTLVYSAGLRVSEAAALKIQHIDSKNMRLFVQKGKGGKDRYTLLSDACLNVLREYWKEYRPNHPEGWLFLGTYNVTHITSAAIEDAFTKAVQRAHITKQASIHTLRHSFATHLLEDGATLLQIKSLLGHASVQSTTIYLHLANMPSGIVSPLDSHSTDARFEVPSHA
- a CDS encoding IS91 family transposase, with the protein product MPELQDIFVQYGEAYQAEHRPPPDHQKVIRAIRNCRTAALGGHVDECDECGFVRVSYNSCRNRHCPKCQTLTKERWIEARKDELLNVGYFHVVFTLPDLLNSVAYQNPETIYGLLFRAAAETLSELAADPKYLGAQIGFTGVLHTWGQNLMHHPHLHCIVPGGGLASNGKWVNSRKKFFIPVKVLSRKFRGKFLHYLKQAKLEFYGSIVHLQEQSQFQDWMSSLYQKEWVVYCKPPFKNAGHVVEYLGRYTHRVAISNQRIVNLEAGMVTFKWRDYKDNNQQKEMSLTADEFIRRFLIHVLPTGFTRIRHYGLLSSRNKATKLKLCKRLTKTAVRTTPLPKLSALDFLEKLTGRDLTVCPCCGIGHLRASPEQGIA
- a CDS encoding AbrB/MazE/SpoVT family DNA-binding domain-containing protein; the encoded protein is MARMTRQVDNVGRIVIPIEIRETFHIVTNDHLEIFVDEDQIILKKYEPGCVMCGEVAEDYIQFHGKRVCENCAKAATEVMG
- a CDS encoding IS66 family transposase zinc-finger binding domain-containing protein gives rise to the protein MAPLEEKLSRTQGGLFVPFNEGDVEIAVFISGLLKRIDELNQLVVTQAKRIEELEQRVHDLERQLGQNSRNSSKPPSSDGFRKPTNSRQSGGKKGAPKGHEGHTLRMSETPDEIIVHKLNTCPHCATSLEAVEVSGYVKRQVVDMPPPSIVVSEYRAEEKRCPCCHTVQRASFPEGVKAPVQYGDGFAAWTAYWSVYQLIPLDRIGQLFADLTGYRPSEATLLSQLKRIAHIVKIDTIPVIREQLRNTPVLHTDELCKASHNE